A genomic window from Pseudonocardia broussonetiae includes:
- a CDS encoding carboxylesterase/lipase family protein, translating to MAEVRTTAGRVRGSTAAGVPDVTVFRGIPYAAPPVGGLRFAAPAPPPHWDGVRDALAFGPPPPQGGGGDQPADADWLTLNVWTPDPGRDAGLPVLVWIHGGAYTIGSSALPEYDGARLARGGVVLVTLNYRVGIEGFAQLDGAPANRGLLDQVAALEWVRENVRGFGGDPARVTVFGQSAGGGSVAALRAMPRAAGLFRRAVAQSVQGTTFTPALARDIAAACAGELGLRPAAADLADVDPDLLPAAGDEVTAHLDRHVGRWGRAVHRSLLFAPVVDGDVLPVCPWEAPSGSDLLVGHTRDEHRLFSAFVEVTAEQLATAVEVFAPGPYPPDEPARLHDRVLSDWLFRMPSLHLAERATGRTHVYELTWAGVLGACHGLDVPLVFGTLTSGAPASLIDDLEAAEAVSARMRAAWIAYATTGDPGWPAFDDDGLVQLFDTEPAVVPYPEEESRRIWRDHVFSPLDLL from the coding sequence GTGGCCGAGGTCCGGACGACGGCGGGGCGCGTGCGCGGCTCCACCGCGGCCGGCGTCCCGGACGTCACGGTCTTCCGCGGCATCCCCTACGCCGCCCCGCCGGTCGGCGGGCTGCGCTTCGCCGCACCGGCCCCTCCCCCGCACTGGGACGGGGTGCGCGACGCGCTCGCGTTCGGGCCGCCGCCCCCGCAGGGCGGCGGCGGGGACCAGCCGGCCGACGCGGACTGGCTCACGCTCAACGTCTGGACGCCCGACCCGGGCCGCGACGCCGGCCTGCCGGTCCTGGTCTGGATCCACGGCGGCGCCTACACGATCGGCTCGTCCGCCCTGCCCGAGTACGACGGCGCCCGACTCGCGCGCGGGGGCGTCGTGCTGGTGACGCTGAACTACCGCGTCGGCATCGAGGGGTTCGCCCAGCTCGACGGGGCGCCGGCGAACCGCGGGCTGCTCGACCAGGTCGCGGCGCTGGAGTGGGTGCGCGAGAACGTCCGCGGCTTCGGCGGCGATCCCGCGCGGGTCACGGTGTTCGGGCAGTCGGCGGGCGGCGGGTCCGTCGCCGCGCTCCGCGCGATGCCGCGGGCGGCCGGGCTGTTCCGGCGCGCCGTCGCCCAGAGCGTCCAGGGCACCACCTTCACCCCGGCGCTCGCGCGCGACATCGCCGCCGCCTGCGCCGGCGAGCTCGGGCTCCGGCCCGCCGCCGCCGACCTGGCCGACGTCGACCCCGACCTGCTGCCCGCCGCGGGTGACGAGGTCACCGCGCACCTCGACCGGCACGTCGGGCGGTGGGGCCGGGCCGTGCACCGGTCCCTGCTGTTCGCGCCGGTCGTCGACGGCGACGTCCTGCCGGTCTGCCCGTGGGAGGCGCCGAGCGGGAGCGATCTCCTCGTCGGCCACACCCGCGACGAGCACCGCCTGTTCAGCGCGTTCGTCGAGGTCACCGCGGAGCAGCTCGCGACCGCCGTGGAGGTCTTCGCGCCGGGACCGTACCCGCCCGACGAGCCCGCCCGGCTCCACGATCGCGTCCTCTCGGACTGGCTGTTCCGCATGCCCTCACTGCACCTGGCCGAGCGGGCCACCGGGCGGACGCACGTCTACGAGCTGACGTGGGCCGGCGTCCTGGGCGCCTGCCACGGCCTCGACGTGCCGCTGGTGTTCGGCACCCTGACCAGCGGGGCGCCCGCGTCGCTCATCGACGACCTCGAGGCCGCCGAGGCGGTGTCGGCCCGCATGCGCGCGGCCTGGATCGCCTACGCCACCACCGGCGACCCCGGCTGGCCCGCCTTCGACGACGACGGGCTCGTGCAGCTGTTCGACACCGAGCCGGCCGTCGTGCCCTACCCGGAGGAGGAGTCGCGCCGCATCTGGCGCGACCACGTGTTCTCCCCGCTGGACCTGCTCTAG
- a CDS encoding carbohydrate kinase family protein, with product MHFPGRFADQMVVDQLDRMSLSFLVDELVIKKGGSAGNIAFGLGVLGQSPLLVGAVGADFAEYREWLENHGVDCSAILVFDDVHTARFVCTTDDDMRQIGSFYTGAMARSGQIHLDSFTDRVDLVLIGASDPGAMVQLTGECRDAGKPFAADVSQQVARMDGDGIRQLVEGARYLMTNDYEWELLQQKTGWTEAQVAERIDIRITTLGEHGVQISGRDVGELKVGVVPETGKVDPTGVGDAFRAGFLAATEGGLSLERAAQLGSLIAVQVLENDGGQEWTWDRAHGLERLRDAYGPDAAADIETVLPA from the coding sequence ATGCACTTCCCGGGGCGGTTCGCCGACCAGATGGTCGTCGACCAGCTCGACCGGATGTCGCTGAGCTTCCTGGTCGACGAGCTCGTCATCAAGAAGGGCGGCTCGGCGGGCAACATCGCGTTCGGGCTGGGCGTGCTCGGCCAGTCGCCGCTGCTCGTGGGCGCCGTCGGCGCCGACTTCGCCGAGTACCGCGAGTGGCTGGAGAACCACGGCGTCGACTGCTCCGCGATCCTCGTCTTCGACGACGTGCACACCGCGCGCTTCGTCTGCACCACCGACGACGACATGCGCCAGATCGGCTCGTTCTACACCGGCGCGATGGCCCGCTCCGGGCAGATCCACCTCGACTCGTTCACCGACCGCGTCGACCTCGTCCTCATCGGCGCCAGCGACCCGGGCGCGATGGTGCAGCTCACCGGCGAGTGCCGCGACGCGGGCAAGCCGTTCGCCGCGGACGTCTCGCAGCAGGTCGCGCGCATGGACGGCGACGGCATCCGGCAGCTCGTCGAGGGCGCCCGCTACCTCATGACGAACGACTACGAGTGGGAGCTGCTCCAACAGAAGACCGGCTGGACCGAGGCCCAGGTCGCCGAGCGCATCGACATCCGCATCACCACCCTCGGCGAGCACGGCGTGCAGATCTCCGGCCGCGACGTCGGCGAGCTCAAGGTCGGTGTCGTGCCCGAGACCGGGAAGGTCGACCCCACCGGCGTCGGCGACGCCTTCCGCGCCGGCTTCCTCGCGGCCACCGAGGGCGGGCTGTCGCTGGAGCGGGCCGCTCAGCTCGGCTCGCTGATCGCGGTGCAGGTGCTGGAGAACGACGGCGGCCAGGAGTGGACGTGGGACCGCGCGCACGGCCTCGAGCGCCTGCGCGACGCCTACGGCCCCGACGCCGCGGCCGACATCGAAACGGTGCTCCCCGCGTAA
- a CDS encoding glycerate kinase — protein MRVVVAPDSFGGTLSATAAARAIEAGWRTAAPADELTLLPLADGGTGFVDVLHAARGGTWHARTVTGPLGDPVDARWLELDGTAYVESAAACGLHLVTDRTPATARRASTRGVGELIADARDAGVTEVVVGLGGSATTDGGAGMLAALGAVALDAAGEPLPDGAPAGAVRLTGAPDLGGIALVAAADVDNPLLGPHGAAAVFGPQKGADDAAVAELDAVLAAFADLLPRDVRDEPGAGAAGGLGAALLALGARRVSGAGLVRELVGLDAALDAADLAVTGEGSFDWQSLRGKLVTTVARGAADRGIPCLVLAGQVSVGRREAGAAGVDSAYSVAEDAGGVAASMADPAGTLSALAARVARQWSG, from the coding sequence GTGCGGGTGGTCGTGGCTCCGGATTCCTTCGGCGGAACGCTCAGCGCCACGGCCGCGGCCCGGGCGATCGAGGCGGGCTGGCGCACGGCCGCGCCCGCCGACGAGCTGACGCTGCTCCCGCTCGCCGACGGCGGCACCGGCTTCGTCGACGTCCTGCACGCCGCGCGCGGCGGCACCTGGCACGCGCGGACGGTCACCGGTCCGCTCGGCGACCCCGTCGACGCGCGCTGGCTGGAGCTCGACGGCACCGCCTACGTGGAGTCGGCCGCGGCCTGCGGGCTGCACCTGGTGACCGACCGGACGCCCGCCACGGCGCGCCGCGCGAGCACCCGCGGCGTAGGCGAGCTCATCGCGGACGCGCGGGACGCCGGCGTCACGGAGGTCGTCGTCGGGCTGGGCGGCTCGGCCACCACCGACGGCGGCGCGGGCATGCTCGCCGCGCTCGGGGCCGTCGCCCTGGACGCCGCGGGGGAGCCGCTGCCCGACGGTGCGCCCGCCGGGGCGGTCCGGCTCACCGGTGCACCGGACCTGGGCGGGATCGCGCTCGTCGCGGCCGCCGACGTCGACAACCCCCTGCTCGGCCCGCACGGCGCCGCCGCGGTGTTCGGCCCGCAGAAGGGCGCCGACGACGCGGCCGTCGCCGAGCTCGACGCCGTGCTCGCGGCCTTCGCCGACCTCCTCCCGCGCGACGTCCGCGACGAGCCGGGCGCGGGCGCCGCGGGCGGGCTCGGCGCGGCGCTGCTGGCGCTGGGCGCGCGGCGGGTGTCGGGGGCGGGGCTGGTGCGCGAGCTGGTCGGGCTCGACGCGGCGCTCGACGCGGCCGACCTCGCGGTCACCGGCGAGGGCAGCTTCGACTGGCAGTCGCTGCGCGGCAAGCTCGTCACCACCGTCGCCCGGGGCGCCGCCGACCGCGGGATCCCGTGCCTGGTGCTGGCCGGGCAGGTGTCGGTCGGGCGGCGCGAGGCGGGCGCGGCCGGCGTCGACTCCGCCTACTCCGTGGCCGAGGACGCGGGCGGCGTGGCGGCGTCGATGGCCGACCCCGCCGGCACCCTGTCCGCCCTCGCCGCGCGGGTGGCGCGCCAGTGGAGCGGATGA
- a CDS encoding bifunctional adenosylcobinamide kinase/adenosylcobinamide-phosphate guanylyltransferase: MITLVLGGTRSGKSGYAEHLLPADAPVRYLATAARRPGDAEWDARLDAHRARRPPAWETVEAPDVPALVRAGGGPLLVDDLATWLTGVLDDTGAWDSPTVPPAVAERVAALVDAVAAAPGRVVLVSAEVGLGVVPATRSGRVFRDELGALNAALAAVADEVVLLVAGLTVRLK; the protein is encoded by the coding sequence GTGATCACGCTGGTGCTCGGCGGCACGCGGTCGGGCAAGTCCGGGTACGCGGAGCACCTGCTCCCCGCCGATGCCCCCGTCCGCTACCTCGCCACCGCCGCCCGTCGCCCGGGCGACGCCGAGTGGGACGCCCGCCTCGACGCCCACCGGGCCCGCCGCCCGCCGGCGTGGGAGACGGTGGAGGCGCCCGACGTCCCCGCGCTCGTGCGGGCCGGCGGTGGCCCGCTGCTCGTCGACGACCTCGCCACCTGGCTCACGGGCGTCCTCGACGACACCGGCGCCTGGGACTCCCCCACCGTCCCCCCGGCCGTCGCCGAGCGGGTCGCGGCGCTGGTCGACGCGGTCGCGGCCGCCCCGGGCCGGGTGGTGCTGGTGTCGGCCGAGGTGGGACTGGGCGTGGTGCCGGCCACCCGGTCGGGCCGGGTGTTCCGCGACGAGTTGGGGGCCCTGAACGCGGCCCTGGCGGCGGTGGCGGACGAGGTCGTCCTGCTGGTGGCGGGGTTGACGGTGCGGCTGAAGTAG
- a CDS encoding DUF3043 domain-containing protein, which produces MRFLRSKPADDATDDASSGAPTTGPETVRVGGKGRPTPKRREAETKRRGPAPPPPRTQREAAKLARANRPDKSVRRAEAAERRERMAAGDEKFLMPRDRGPVKAFVRDVVDSRPHLMGLFMPLAIIVVLSLLVPIPQVQSYLSLFSLIALTTMIIEGIFLGATITKKARARFPDEKISGLGTGWYAFTRASQLRRLRIPKPRVERGANP; this is translated from the coding sequence GTGAGGTTCCTCCGCTCCAAGCCGGCCGACGACGCCACCGACGACGCGTCCTCCGGCGCGCCCACGACCGGGCCGGAGACGGTCCGCGTCGGCGGCAAGGGACGCCCCACGCCCAAGCGGCGCGAGGCCGAGACCAAGCGCCGCGGCCCGGCCCCGCCCCCGCCGCGCACCCAGCGCGAGGCCGCGAAGCTCGCCCGGGCCAACCGCCCGGACAAGTCCGTGCGCCGCGCCGAGGCCGCCGAGCGCCGCGAGCGCATGGCCGCGGGCGACGAGAAGTTCCTCATGCCGCGCGACCGCGGGCCGGTCAAGGCGTTCGTCCGCGACGTCGTCGACTCCCGGCCGCACCTCATGGGCCTGTTCATGCCACTGGCCATCATCGTGGTGCTCTCGCTGCTGGTGCCGATCCCGCAGGTGCAGTCCTACCTCAGCCTGTTCAGCCTCATCGCGCTCACCACGATGATCATCGAGGGCATCTTCCTCGGCGCCACGATCACGAAGAAGGCACGCGCCCGGTTCCCGGACGAGAAGATCAGCGGCCTGGGCACGGGCTGGTACGCCTTCACCCGCGCGTCGCAGCTGCGGCGGCTGCGGATCCCGAAGCCGCGGGTGGAGCGGGGCGCGAACCCCTAG
- a CDS encoding nicotinate-nucleotide--dimethylbenzimidazole phosphoribosyltransferase has translation MDFPAITPPDAEAQRAAVARHAELAVPLGGLGRLAELGCWLAAAQGTCPPLPPARPRLLVVAADHGIAAAGVSRFYPGATPAQVRSVREHTAPVSVLAPVSGASIRVVDVGLDHESTDPHHVRRGSGRIDFEDALTAEEAERALEAGRAVVDEEVDAGADLLIPAALGVGATTPASALVSALTGVEPVAVIGRGSGIDDHGWMRKAAAVRDALRRARPHVREPLVLLRTAGGADLAALTGILVQAAVRRTPVLVDGLVVGAAAMVADELAPGARDWWLVAQGSPEPAMALVLEHLKLQPVADLGMRTVDGTGAVTVLPLLQMAARLLAETATVTDLA, from the coding sequence GTGGACTTCCCCGCGATCACCCCGCCCGACGCCGAGGCCCAGCGGGCCGCCGTCGCCCGGCACGCCGAGCTCGCCGTGCCGCTGGGCGGGCTGGGCCGGCTCGCCGAGCTCGGCTGCTGGCTCGCCGCCGCGCAGGGCACCTGCCCGCCGCTCCCGCCCGCGCGGCCCCGGTTGCTGGTGGTCGCGGCCGACCACGGCATCGCCGCGGCCGGTGTCTCGCGCTTCTACCCGGGCGCGACGCCCGCGCAGGTGCGGTCCGTGCGCGAGCACACCGCGCCCGTGTCGGTGCTGGCGCCGGTGAGCGGGGCGTCGATCCGGGTCGTCGACGTCGGCCTCGACCACGAGTCCACCGACCCGCACCACGTCCGCCGCGGCTCGGGCCGCATCGACTTCGAGGACGCCCTCACCGCCGAGGAGGCCGAGCGGGCGCTGGAGGCGGGACGGGCGGTCGTCGACGAGGAGGTCGACGCCGGGGCGGATCTGCTCATCCCCGCCGCGCTCGGAGTGGGGGCCACGACGCCCGCGTCGGCGCTGGTCAGCGCGCTGACCGGAGTGGAGCCGGTCGCGGTGATCGGCCGCGGCAGCGGGATCGACGACCACGGCTGGATGCGCAAGGCCGCCGCCGTCCGCGACGCCCTGCGCCGCGCCCGCCCGCACGTCCGCGAACCGCTGGTGCTGCTGCGGACCGCCGGCGGCGCCGACCTCGCCGCGCTGACCGGGATCCTGGTGCAGGCCGCGGTGCGCCGGACGCCGGTGCTCGTCGACGGGCTCGTCGTGGGCGCGGCGGCGATGGTCGCCGACGAGCTCGCGCCCGGCGCGCGCGACTGGTGGCTGGTGGCGCAGGGCTCCCCCGAACCCGCGATGGCGCTGGTCCTGGAGCACCTCAAGCTCCAGCCCGTGGCCGACCTCGGCATGCGCACCGTCGACGGCACGGGCGCCGTCACCGTCCTCCCGCTCCTGCAGATGGCGGCCCGGCTGCTGGCCGAGACCGCCACCGTCACCGACCTGGCGTGA
- the zwf gene encoding glucose-6-phosphate dehydrogenase translates to MPDDRVSAHRPQTIAYPATGSRPYGPGSELIAPHVVVLFGATGDLARRKLLPGLTHLAASALAPSIRVVGSSLEEMSDEDFRAFARQAVFEFGTHKPTPEQWDAFAGNLRYVPVTAGPEALAQAVAEAEEQLDETSRRLHYLSVPPKAALDVITMLDQAKLVERSRVVMEKPFGTDLASAVALNNEVHETFVEDQIFRIDHFLGKEAAQNILALRFANGLFEPIWNRNFIDHVQIDVPETLGLDERANFYESTGAYKDMVVTHLFQVMAFVAMEPPTALEPRPISEEKNKVFRSLLPILPSHVVRGQFTGYRELPGVARDSDTETFIALHAQLDNWRWAGVPFYLRTGKKMAEGQRIISIAFKEAPRTMFPANSGVGSAGPDHLTFDLADESKVSLSYYGKRPGPGMKLDKLSMQFSSQEGEHSGDTLEAYERLILDAMRGDHTLFTTAEGIESLWERSQPLLNDPPPVRHYGEGSWGPNAIHQLITPHAWRLPFERVWREKLRSS, encoded by the coding sequence ATGCCGGATGACCGCGTGTCCGCTCACCGCCCCCAGACGATCGCGTACCCCGCCACCGGTTCGCGGCCCTACGGGCCCGGCTCGGAGCTGATCGCGCCGCACGTCGTCGTGCTGTTCGGCGCCACGGGCGACCTGGCGCGGCGCAAGCTGCTGCCGGGCCTCACCCACCTCGCGGCGTCGGCGCTGGCCCCGTCGATCCGCGTGGTCGGCTCGTCGCTGGAGGAGATGAGCGACGAGGACTTCCGCGCGTTCGCCCGCCAGGCCGTCTTCGAGTTCGGCACGCACAAGCCGACGCCCGAGCAGTGGGACGCCTTCGCCGGCAACCTGCGCTACGTCCCGGTGACGGCGGGGCCCGAGGCGCTCGCGCAGGCCGTCGCGGAGGCGGAGGAGCAGCTCGACGAGACCTCGCGGCGGCTGCACTACCTGAGCGTGCCGCCCAAGGCCGCGCTCGACGTCATCACGATGCTCGACCAGGCCAAGCTCGTCGAGCGCTCGCGCGTGGTCATGGAGAAGCCGTTCGGCACCGACCTGGCCAGTGCCGTCGCCCTCAACAACGAGGTGCACGAGACGTTCGTCGAGGACCAGATCTTCCGCATCGACCACTTCCTGGGCAAGGAGGCGGCGCAGAACATCCTCGCGCTGCGCTTCGCCAACGGGCTGTTCGAGCCGATCTGGAACCGCAACTTCATCGACCACGTCCAGATCGACGTGCCCGAGACCCTCGGTCTCGACGAGCGCGCCAACTTCTACGAGTCGACCGGCGCGTACAAGGACATGGTCGTCACGCACCTGTTCCAGGTGATGGCGTTCGTGGCGATGGAGCCGCCGACGGCGCTGGAGCCGCGCCCGATCAGCGAGGAGAAGAACAAGGTCTTCCGCTCGCTGCTGCCGATCCTGCCCAGCCACGTCGTGCGCGGGCAGTTCACCGGCTACCGCGAGCTGCCCGGCGTCGCCCGCGACTCCGACACCGAGACCTTCATCGCCCTGCACGCCCAGCTCGACAACTGGCGCTGGGCCGGCGTGCCGTTCTACCTGCGCACGGGCAAGAAGATGGCCGAGGGGCAGCGGATCATCTCGATCGCGTTCAAGGAGGCGCCGCGGACGATGTTCCCGGCCAACTCCGGCGTGGGCTCCGCGGGCCCGGACCACCTGACGTTCGACCTGGCCGACGAGTCGAAGGTGTCGCTGTCCTACTACGGCAAGCGGCCCGGGCCGGGCATGAAGCTCGACAAGCTCTCCATGCAGTTCTCCTCGCAGGAGGGCGAGCACTCCGGCGACACGCTGGAGGCCTACGAGCGGCTGATCCTCGACGCGATGCGCGGCGACCACACGCTGTTCACCACGGCCGAGGGCATCGAGAGCCTGTGGGAGCGGTCGCAGCCGCTGCTCAACGACCCGCCGCCGGTGCGCCACTACGGCGAGGGCAGCTGGGGGCCGAACGCGATCCACCAGCTGATCACCCCGCACGCGTGGCGGCTGCCGTTCGAGCGGGTGTGGCGGGAGAAGCTGCGCTCGTCCTAG
- a CDS encoding HesB/IscA family protein, translated as MTVENTVTPATETHAVELTDAAALKARTLLEQEGRDDMHLRIAVQPGGCAGLRYQLFFDDRSLDGDLFRDYHGLKVGVDRMSAPYLEGAVIDFVDSIEKQGFTIDNPNAGGSCACGDSFN; from the coding sequence ATGACCGTCGAGAACACCGTCACACCGGCGACCGAGACTCACGCCGTCGAGCTCACCGACGCCGCCGCCCTGAAGGCCCGCACGCTGCTGGAGCAGGAGGGTCGCGACGACATGCACCTCCGCATCGCCGTGCAGCCCGGTGGCTGCGCCGGCCTGCGCTACCAGCTGTTCTTCGACGACCGCTCGCTGGACGGCGACCTGTTCCGCGACTACCACGGCCTCAAGGTCGGGGTCGACCGGATGAGCGCGCCGTACCTCGAGGGCGCCGTCATCGACTTCGTCGACAGCATCGAGAAGCAGGGTTTCACGATCGACAACCCGAACGCCGGCGGCTCCTGCGCCTGCGGCGACTCGTTCAACTGA
- a CDS encoding adenosylcobinamide-GDP ribazoletransferase, translated as MRGLALALSWLTVLPVRTGAPDARTAAAAIRWAPLVGGLLGAAAGGIVLGLTALGVVPLVAGLLAVGFLALATRGMHLDGLADTADGLGCYGPPERALAVMRDGGAGPFGVVALVVVLGVQAAALATVPDPLLVALAAAAGRAGFAWVCRRGVPAARPGGLGATVAGSQPWWVPALWWTALAGAGFALAGVRGVLAVVLGAGLVALLSWHTARRFGGMTGDVLGAATELATTVALVLLTTGR; from the coding sequence GTGAGGGGCCTGGCCCTCGCGCTGAGCTGGCTGACGGTCCTGCCGGTCCGCACCGGCGCCCCCGACGCGCGCACCGCCGCGGCGGCGATCCGCTGGGCGCCGCTGGTCGGCGGGCTGCTCGGCGCCGCGGCGGGCGGGATCGTGCTCGGGCTGACGGCCCTCGGCGTCGTGCCGCTCGTCGCGGGCCTGCTCGCCGTCGGGTTCCTGGCGCTCGCCACCCGCGGCATGCACCTCGACGGCCTGGCCGACACCGCCGACGGCCTCGGCTGCTACGGCCCGCCCGAGCGCGCGCTCGCCGTGATGCGCGACGGCGGGGCGGGGCCGTTCGGCGTGGTCGCGCTCGTCGTCGTGCTGGGCGTGCAGGCCGCCGCGCTGGCGACGGTGCCCGACCCGCTCCTGGTCGCGCTGGCCGCCGCCGCGGGTCGCGCCGGGTTCGCCTGGGTGTGCCGGCGGGGCGTGCCCGCCGCGCGCCCGGGCGGGCTGGGCGCGACGGTCGCCGGCTCGCAGCCGTGGTGGGTGCCGGCACTCTGGTGGACGGCGCTGGCCGGGGCCGGGTTCGCGCTCGCCGGCGTCCGCGGGGTGCTGGCGGTGGTGCTCGGCGCGGGGCTGGTGGCCCTGCTGTCGTGGCACACGGCCCGCCGCTTCGGCGGCATGACCGGCGACGTGCTCGGCGCCGCCACCGAACTGGCGACGACCGTCGCGCTCGTCCTGCTCACGACCGGGCGCTGA